One genomic segment of Theobroma cacao cultivar B97-61/B2 chromosome 6, Criollo_cocoa_genome_V2, whole genome shotgun sequence includes these proteins:
- the LOC18596963 gene encoding protein TRANSPORT INHIBITOR RESPONSE 1 isoform X1 yields the protein MESCELKRFKDSPNSDESARRSSFPDEVLERVLSLLKSHRDRSSVSLVCKDWYNAERWSRAHVFIGNCYSVSPEIVARRFPKIRSVTLKGKPRFSDFNLVPQNWGADIHAWLVVFAAKYPFLEELRLKRMTISDESLEFLAVSFPNFKALSLLSCDGFSTNGLAAIATHCKNLTELDIQENGIDDKGGSWLSCFPESFTSLEALNFANLTSDINFDALERLVGRCKAMRVLKVNRSISLEQLQRLLVNAPQLAELGTGSFSQELTFRQYEELESTLGSCKNIHALSGLWEAKGLYLPALYSLCTHLTFLNLSYAPLQSGELAKLLTHCPQLRRLWVLDTVEDKGLEAVGLNCPLLEELRVFPADPFDEDIIHGVTEAGFVAVSHGCPRLHYVLYFCRQMTNAAVATIVQNCPDFTHFRLCIMDPGQPDYLTNEPMDEAFGAVVKTCSKLQRLSVSGLLTDLTFEYIGSYAKNLETLSVAFAGSSDWGMQCVLRGCPKLRKLEIRDCPFGNAALLSGLEKYESMRSLWMSACNVTMNACRLLAKEMPRLNVEVMKEDGSDGIQADKVYVYRSIAGPRRDAPPSVLTL from the exons ACTCGCCGAACTCGGACGAGTCGGCTCGGCGATCCTCATTTCCCGACGAAGTGCTCGAGCGCGTTCTATCTCTTTTGAAATCTCACAGGGACAGGAGCTCCGTTTCTTTGGTTTGCAAGGACTGGTACAACGCGGAACGGTGGTCGAGGGCTCACGTTTTCATCGGAAACTGTTACTCCGTCTCGCCGGAGATCGTCGCACGGCGGTTCCCGAAAATCCGAAGCGTGACGTTGAAAGGGAAGCCTAGGTTTTCCGACTTCAACTTGGTGCCGCAGAACTGGGGGGCCGATATCCACGCGTGGCTGGTCGTTTTCGCGGCTAAATATCCATTCCTCGAAGAGCTTAGGCTTAAGCGAATGACAATCAGCGATGAAAGCTTGGAGTTTTTAGCGGTTTCTTTCCCCAACTTTAAAGCTCTCTCGCTTTTGAGCTGCGATGGTTTTAGCACTAACGGACTCGCTGCCATTGCCACTCACTGCAA GAACTTGACTGAGCTCGACATACAGGAGAACGGCATTGATGATAAAGGAGGTAGTTGGTTGAGCTGCTTCCCTGAAAGCTTCACATCATTGGAAGCACTGAACTTTGCCAACTTGACCAGTGATATTAATTTCGATGCTCTTGAGAGGCTTGTAGGTAGGTGCAAGGCAATGAGGGTTTTAAAGGTCAACAGGAGCATATCCTTGGAACAATTACAAAGACTTCTTGTTAATGCTCCTCAATTGGCCGAGCTTGGTACGGGCTCATTCTCACAAGAACTTACTTTCCGCCAATATGAAGAGCTTGAAAGCACGTTAGGTAGTTGCAagaatatacatgcactatcgGGTTTGTGGGAGGCCAAGGGCTTATATCTCCCTGCTTTATATTCTCTGTGCACACATCTGACTTTCTTGAACTTGAGCTATGCTCCTTTGCAAAGTGGTGAACTCGCTAAGCTTCTTACTCACTGTCCACAACTACGACGCCTTTGG GTCTTAGACACAGTAGAAGACAAAGGACTGGAGGCCGTTGGATTGAACTGCCCGTTGCTTGAGGAACTTCGAGTTTTCCCTGCTGATCCCTTTGATGAGGATATTATCCATGGAGTCACTGAAGCTGGGTTTGTTGCTGTGTCTCATGGTTGCCCAAGACTCCACTATGTCCTCTATTTTTGTCGGCAGATGACTAATGCAGCTGTAGCAACCATTGTACAGAACTGCCCTGATTTTACGCATTTTCGTTTATGCATAATGGACCCAGGTCAACCAGATTATCTCACAAATGAACCTATGGATGAAGCTTTTGGTGCAGTGGTTAAGACATGCAGTAAACTCCAGAGGCTTTCAGTTTCAGGTCTCTTAACTGATCTGACATTTGAGTATATTGGTAGCTATGCTAAGAACTTGGAGACCCTTTCAGTGGCTTTTGCAGGCAGCAGTGACTGGGGGATGCAGTGTGTTTTGAGAGGTTGTCCAAAACTAAGGAAACTTGAGATAAGAGACTGCCCATTTGGAAATGCGGCACTGCTTTCAGGTTTGGAGAAGTATGAGTCCATGAGGTCACTTTGGATGTCAGCCTGCAATGTGACAATGAATGCTTGTAGGCTATTGGCGAAGGAGATGCCCAGATTGAATGTTGAGGTAATGAAGGAGGATGGAAGTGATGGTATTCAAGCAGATAAAGTATATGTTTATCGTTCTATTGCAGGCCCAAGGAGGGATGCGCCACCATCTGTGCTTACTCTCTGA
- the LOC18596963 gene encoding protein TRANSPORT INHIBITOR RESPONSE 1 isoform X2 gives MHILDVIISPVCPFSLVERIYIFICPLGMIEEEIYLLGFQELNACRHGVNSWEVIRKFPLVLGLCLISNLTELDIQENGIDDKGGSWLSCFPESFTSLEALNFANLTSDINFDALERLVGRCKAMRVLKVNRSISLEQLQRLLVNAPQLAELGTGSFSQELTFRQYEELESTLGSCKNIHALSGLWEAKGLYLPALYSLCTHLTFLNLSYAPLQSGELAKLLTHCPQLRRLWVLDTVEDKGLEAVGLNCPLLEELRVFPADPFDEDIIHGVTEAGFVAVSHGCPRLHYVLYFCRQMTNAAVATIVQNCPDFTHFRLCIMDPGQPDYLTNEPMDEAFGAVVKTCSKLQRLSVSGLLTDLTFEYIGSYAKNLETLSVAFAGSSDWGMQCVLRGCPKLRKLEIRDCPFGNAALLSGLEKYESMRSLWMSACNVTMNACRLLAKEMPRLNVEVMKEDGSDGIQADKVYVYRSIAGPRRDAPPSVLTL, from the exons ATGCATATCCTTGATGTTATCATTTCCCCAGTATGCCCATTTTCATTGGTTGAGAGAATTTACATCTTTATCTGTCCTTTAGGAATGATTGAAGAAGAAATCTACCTACTCGGTTTCCAAGAGCTAAATGCCTGTAGACATGGAGTAAACAGTTGGGAAGTCATAAGAAAATTTCCTCTGGTTCTTGGACTGTGTTTGATATC GAACTTGACTGAGCTCGACATACAGGAGAACGGCATTGATGATAAAGGAGGTAGTTGGTTGAGCTGCTTCCCTGAAAGCTTCACATCATTGGAAGCACTGAACTTTGCCAACTTGACCAGTGATATTAATTTCGATGCTCTTGAGAGGCTTGTAGGTAGGTGCAAGGCAATGAGGGTTTTAAAGGTCAACAGGAGCATATCCTTGGAACAATTACAAAGACTTCTTGTTAATGCTCCTCAATTGGCCGAGCTTGGTACGGGCTCATTCTCACAAGAACTTACTTTCCGCCAATATGAAGAGCTTGAAAGCACGTTAGGTAGTTGCAagaatatacatgcactatcgGGTTTGTGGGAGGCCAAGGGCTTATATCTCCCTGCTTTATATTCTCTGTGCACACATCTGACTTTCTTGAACTTGAGCTATGCTCCTTTGCAAAGTGGTGAACTCGCTAAGCTTCTTACTCACTGTCCACAACTACGACGCCTTTGG GTCTTAGACACAGTAGAAGACAAAGGACTGGAGGCCGTTGGATTGAACTGCCCGTTGCTTGAGGAACTTCGAGTTTTCCCTGCTGATCCCTTTGATGAGGATATTATCCATGGAGTCACTGAAGCTGGGTTTGTTGCTGTGTCTCATGGTTGCCCAAGACTCCACTATGTCCTCTATTTTTGTCGGCAGATGACTAATGCAGCTGTAGCAACCATTGTACAGAACTGCCCTGATTTTACGCATTTTCGTTTATGCATAATGGACCCAGGTCAACCAGATTATCTCACAAATGAACCTATGGATGAAGCTTTTGGTGCAGTGGTTAAGACATGCAGTAAACTCCAGAGGCTTTCAGTTTCAGGTCTCTTAACTGATCTGACATTTGAGTATATTGGTAGCTATGCTAAGAACTTGGAGACCCTTTCAGTGGCTTTTGCAGGCAGCAGTGACTGGGGGATGCAGTGTGTTTTGAGAGGTTGTCCAAAACTAAGGAAACTTGAGATAAGAGACTGCCCATTTGGAAATGCGGCACTGCTTTCAGGTTTGGAGAAGTATGAGTCCATGAGGTCACTTTGGATGTCAGCCTGCAATGTGACAATGAATGCTTGTAGGCTATTGGCGAAGGAGATGCCCAGATTGAATGTTGAGGTAATGAAGGAGGATGGAAGTGATGGTATTCAAGCAGATAAAGTATATGTTTATCGTTCTATTGCAGGCCCAAGGAGGGATGCGCCACCATCTGTGCTTACTCTCTGA